The proteins below come from a single Bremerella alba genomic window:
- a CDS encoding flotillin family protein gives MQYALLIAQGSDGLLSWFGTTWGILSIIVILVVMAFFGFLILLQSQYKRCPSNRVLVVYGRTGGGKSAQTVHGGAKFVIPLVQDYAYLSLEPIQIEIPLRGALSSENIRVNVPSCFTVAIGTMPGVMDNAAVRLLGLTTNEIRKQAEELIFGQLRQVIASMGIEEINRDRDTFLEHIQRSLEPELNKIGLVLINVNITDITDESGYIDAIGQKAASLAIQLARGDVADNEKMGEIRVASAQRDREVEVANATKARMIGTREAEREQAIRIADLNKEQTVGERAAEFEREAKVKDAEREKRIRMADADAAAIIGERNAEFDREAQVKDAERAKRIRIAEADATAIEGENLSEAKVAASKAELSVKRAEAYERGEIRKREAEGAVQEAENRALAKAAIAEAERVEAEKRALLEAPAKAEKAKIEVDSAAEAAKRRILAQAEADAIYAKLEAEARGEYEKLAKKGAGLKAIVEACGSSKEAFQLMLLEHLDTLAESSAKAISNIKFDKVVVWEGGGQNGRSNTADWLSGMAKTLPPMMQVMKDIGGIELPEALVRYTEDPESLANGQNKPNQQEPSAN, from the coding sequence ATGCAGTACGCACTATTGATCGCCCAAGGCTCTGACGGACTACTGAGTTGGTTCGGAACGACGTGGGGCATCCTTTCGATCATCGTCATCCTGGTCGTGATGGCTTTCTTCGGTTTTTTGATCCTGCTGCAAAGCCAATACAAACGCTGCCCGAGTAACCGTGTGCTGGTCGTTTACGGTCGGACCGGTGGCGGCAAGTCGGCCCAAACGGTTCATGGTGGTGCCAAGTTCGTCATCCCGCTGGTGCAGGACTACGCCTACTTAAGCCTGGAACCAATTCAAATTGAAATCCCGCTGCGTGGTGCGCTTTCTTCGGAAAACATCCGCGTGAATGTCCCTAGCTGCTTTACCGTCGCCATTGGCACCATGCCGGGCGTGATGGACAACGCGGCCGTCCGTTTGCTGGGTCTCACTACGAACGAGATTCGCAAACAGGCCGAAGAGCTTATCTTCGGTCAGCTGCGTCAGGTCATCGCTTCGATGGGGATCGAAGAGATCAACCGCGACCGCGATACATTCCTCGAACACATTCAACGTTCGCTGGAGCCGGAACTCAACAAGATCGGCCTGGTGCTGATCAACGTGAACATCACCGACATCACCGACGAGTCTGGCTACATCGACGCCATCGGTCAGAAGGCCGCCTCGCTGGCCATTCAATTGGCCCGTGGTGACGTGGCCGACAACGAGAAGATGGGTGAAATTCGTGTTGCTTCGGCTCAACGTGACCGAGAAGTCGAAGTCGCCAACGCGACCAAGGCCCGGATGATTGGTACTCGCGAAGCCGAACGCGAACAGGCCATTCGGATCGCCGACTTGAACAAAGAACAAACGGTCGGCGAACGTGCCGCCGAGTTCGAGCGCGAAGCGAAGGTGAAAGATGCCGAGCGTGAAAAGCGTATTCGCATGGCCGACGCCGACGCCGCGGCGATCATCGGTGAACGCAACGCCGAGTTTGATCGCGAAGCGCAGGTGAAAGACGCCGAGCGAGCCAAGCGTATTCGTATCGCCGAAGCCGACGCCACGGCCATCGAAGGGGAAAACCTTTCCGAAGCCAAGGTCGCTGCCTCGAAGGCCGAACTTTCGGTCAAGAGAGCCGAAGCATACGAACGCGGTGAAATCCGCAAACGCGAAGCGGAAGGTGCCGTGCAAGAGGCCGAGAACCGTGCCCTGGCCAAAGCGGCCATCGCCGAGGCCGAACGCGTCGAAGCGGAGAAGCGAGCCTTACTGGAAGCACCGGCCAAAGCCGAGAAAGCCAAGATCGAAGTCGATTCGGCTGCCGAAGCTGCCAAACGACGCATCCTGGCCCAAGCCGAAGCCGACGCGATCTACGCCAAGCTGGAAGCCGAAGCCCGCGGTGAATACGAGAAGCTGGCCAAGAAGGGTGCCGGTTTGAAAGCGATCGTCGAAGCTTGCGGTAGCAGCAAGGAAGCTTTCCAACTGATGCTGCTCGAACACCTCGACACGCTGGCCGAAAGCAGTGCCAAGGCCATCTCGAACATCAAGTTCGACAAGGTCGTCGTCTGGGAAGGTGGCGGTCAGAACGGCCGCTCGAACACCGCCGACTGGCTCAGCGGCATGGCCAAGACCTTGCCTCCGATGATGCAGGTCATGAAAGACATCGGCGGCATCGAACTACCAGAAGCATTGGTTCGCTACACAGAAGACCCCGAGTCGCTGGCCAACGGCCAAAACAAGCCGAACCAACAGGAACCTTCGGCCAACTAA
- a CDS encoding type II secretion system F family protein, whose product MLFSPRISTNQLVQLCRRIGNQLHAGVDLLRIWKREAERATGSLRYNMQVIVDGIEDGHTMHESINHTGEYFPKLFRQMVELGEQTGHLDRIFLELADQYEHQITLRRSFLAGILWPMIQLVLAILIVGFLIYMMGWVSEMTGKKMDPLGIGLVGAKGAIEFFAIIGTIVFLCFCVYLMWSRGKFSFLQLDRLLMNIPGLGVPIRTLCLSRMAWAMSLTIGGGMEIRKAMRLSLEASRSQYYQQFAGQIDRELLAGEEIHNILRQTRSFPPDFLDVVETGEISGMLAESMEKLSNLYQEKARAALLTLSVIGGVIIWMMIAGLIVMVIFKLFFALYLNPLNEALNNPLGDPRR is encoded by the coding sequence ATGCTCTTCTCACCCCGTATCAGCACCAATCAACTCGTTCAACTGTGTCGTCGGATCGGTAATCAGCTGCATGCTGGGGTCGATCTTTTGCGGATCTGGAAACGAGAAGCGGAGCGAGCCACCGGTTCGCTTCGCTACAACATGCAGGTGATCGTCGACGGCATCGAAGATGGACACACGATGCATGAATCGATCAATCATACGGGAGAATACTTTCCGAAACTCTTTCGACAGATGGTGGAACTGGGCGAGCAAACGGGGCATCTCGATCGCATCTTCCTGGAGCTGGCCGATCAGTACGAGCATCAGATTACGCTCCGCCGTTCGTTTCTGGCCGGTATCCTATGGCCAATGATTCAGTTGGTGCTGGCGATTCTGATCGTTGGCTTTCTGATCTATATGATGGGTTGGGTCTCGGAGATGACCGGGAAAAAGATGGACCCTCTAGGTATCGGGCTGGTCGGGGCGAAGGGGGCTATTGAGTTCTTCGCGATCATCGGAACGATCGTCTTTTTATGCTTCTGCGTCTATTTGATGTGGTCGCGCGGCAAGTTTAGTTTCTTGCAGCTCGACCGATTGTTGATGAACATACCTGGCCTCGGTGTCCCGATCCGGACGCTTTGTCTGTCGCGTATGGCCTGGGCTATGTCGTTGACAATTGGCGGCGGGATGGAGATCCGCAAAGCGATGCGGTTGTCGCTGGAAGCCAGCCGTAGTCAGTACTATCAGCAGTTTGCTGGTCAGATCGACCGCGAGCTTTTAGCCGGGGAAGAGATTCACAATATATTACGACAGACGCGCAGTTTCCCGCCAGACTTTCTGGATGTCGTCGAAACGGGCGAAATCTCGGGGATGCTGGCCGAGTCGATGGAGAAGCTTTCCAACTTGTATCAAGAGAAAGCACGGGCCGCGCTTCTCACGCTTTCGGTCATTGGGGGCGTGATCATCTGGATGATGATTGCCGGACTGATCGTCATGGTGATCTTCAAGCTGTTCTTTGCGTTGTACCTGAATCCGCTCAACGAGGCGCTGAACAACCCGCTGGGTGATCCGCGGCGCTGA
- a CDS encoding prephenate dehydrogenase: protein MASDFKQIAILGVGLIGGSIGLAALKRKIADKVVGIGRSEEKLAKAKRQGCITEATTQWQAGIRGADLVVVCSPVESIVPLVEQLVPFCQPGTIITDAGSTKQKIVDTLHLSESIRGRKEVYFVGSHPMAGSDKSGSDHATADLFQNRVTIVTPVAETERTAKATVRKFWESLGSEVHEMSPTEHDAVVAATSHMPHVIAALVAASTPEAMLQFTSTGWADTTRIAAGDIDLWRQILTTNRGHVLQSLANFEKLLAAFRTSLEAGQEEHWIKLLKQGKHHRDIVGS from the coding sequence GTGGCTTCAGACTTCAAACAAATCGCGATCCTCGGCGTTGGGCTCATTGGTGGCTCGATCGGGCTGGCTGCGCTGAAGCGAAAGATTGCCGATAAAGTGGTCGGCATCGGTCGCAGCGAAGAAAAGCTGGCCAAGGCTAAGCGGCAAGGCTGCATCACCGAAGCCACCACCCAGTGGCAGGCCGGCATCCGTGGGGCCGACTTAGTCGTGGTCTGCTCGCCGGTCGAGTCGATTGTTCCACTGGTTGAACAGTTGGTCCCCTTTTGCCAGCCTGGGACCATCATCACCGATGCCGGTAGCACCAAGCAGAAGATCGTAGACACCCTCCATTTGAGTGAGTCGATCCGCGGCCGCAAAGAGGTTTACTTCGTCGGCAGCCACCCGATGGCCGGCAGCGACAAGAGTGGCAGCGATCATGCGACGGCCGATCTGTTTCAAAATCGGGTGACAATCGTGACGCCGGTGGCCGAAACGGAAAGAACCGCCAAAGCGACTGTTCGTAAATTTTGGGAGTCGCTCGGCAGCGAAGTCCACGAGATGAGCCCGACCGAGCACGACGCCGTCGTGGCCGCTACGAGCCACATGCCCCACGTTATCGCGGCATTGGTGGCGGCTTCTACTCCCGAAGCGATGCTACAGTTCACCAGTACGGGTTGGGCCGATACCACGCGTATTGCCGCCGGCGACATCGATTTGTGGCGTCAAATCCTGACGACCAATCGGGGCCACGTCTTGCAGTCGCTAGCGAACTTTGAGAAATTGCTGGCTGCCTTTCGAACCTCGCTGGAAGCAGGACAGGAAGAGCACTGGATCAAGCTCCTAAAACAGGGAAAGCACCACCGTGACATTGTGGGAAGTTGA